One segment of Thermus tengchongensis DNA contains the following:
- the hpaE gene encoding 5-carboxymethyl-2-hydroxymuconate semialdehyde dehydrogenase, translated as MRYQDQVAGIPWERIEAIRNALKGWTALHFIGGEFHPSESGEVFPTLDPSTNEVLSHAARGGEREVDRAAKAAHEAFQRWSRTPARERKRYLLRIAELLEKHADELAVVEALDAGQVLRIVKAQVARSAENFAFYAEYAEHAMEDRTFPVDRDWLYYSLRVPAGPVGIITPWNAPLMLSTWRIAPALAFGDTVVLKPAEWSPLTASKLAEIVQEADLPPGVFNLVQGFGEEAGAALVAHPLVPLLTLTGETETGKIVMQNAARHLKRLSLELGGKSPALVFADADLERALDAVVFQIYSFNGERCTASSRLLVEESIFETFVERVAERARAIRVGHPLDPETEVGPLIHPEHLERVLGYVEAGLKEGARLLVGGKRATTSFRGEDLSRGNYLEPTLFVGENRMRIAQEEIFGPVLVAIPFRDEEEALRLANDTKYGLAAYVFTRDLERAHRLALELEAGLVYLNSHNVRHLPTPFGGVKESGDRREGGHYALEFYTDLKAVGLPLRPPHVPRFGKR; from the coding sequence ATGAGGTACCAGGACCAGGTGGCCGGGATTCCCTGGGAAAGGATCGAGGCCATTCGAAACGCCCTAAAGGGGTGGACGGCCCTGCACTTCATCGGCGGGGAGTTCCACCCTTCGGAAAGCGGAGAGGTTTTCCCCACCCTAGACCCCTCCACCAACGAGGTGCTCTCCCATGCGGCCCGGGGCGGGGAAAGGGAAGTGGACCGGGCGGCGAAGGCGGCCCACGAGGCGTTCCAAAGGTGGAGCCGCACCCCAGCCCGGGAGCGGAAGCGCTACCTCCTCAGGATCGCCGAGCTTCTGGAGAAGCACGCGGACGAGCTCGCCGTGGTGGAGGCCCTGGACGCGGGGCAGGTGTTGCGCATCGTCAAGGCCCAGGTGGCCCGCTCCGCGGAGAACTTCGCCTTCTACGCGGAGTACGCGGAGCACGCCATGGAGGACCGCACCTTCCCCGTGGACCGGGACTGGCTTTACTACAGCCTGAGGGTCCCGGCTGGGCCGGTGGGCATCATCACCCCCTGGAACGCCCCCCTGATGCTCTCCACCTGGCGCATCGCCCCCGCCCTGGCCTTCGGGGACACCGTGGTCTTGAAGCCCGCGGAGTGGAGCCCCTTAACCGCCAGCAAGCTGGCGGAGATCGTGCAGGAGGCGGACCTGCCCCCTGGGGTCTTCAACCTGGTCCAGGGCTTCGGGGAGGAGGCGGGGGCCGCCCTGGTGGCCCACCCCTTGGTACCCCTCCTCACCCTCACCGGGGAGACGGAAACCGGGAAGATCGTCATGCAAAACGCCGCCCGCCACCTCAAGCGGCTTTCCCTGGAGCTTGGCGGGAAAAGCCCGGCCCTAGTCTTTGCCGACGCCGACCTGGAAAGGGCTTTAGACGCGGTGGTCTTCCAGATCTATTCCTTCAACGGGGAGAGGTGTACCGCCAGCTCCCGCCTTCTGGTGGAGGAGTCCATCTTTGAGACCTTTGTGGAGAGGGTAGCCGAAAGGGCCCGGGCCATCCGGGTGGGTCACCCCCTGGACCCCGAGACCGAGGTGGGCCCCCTCATCCACCCCGAGCACCTGGAGCGGGTTTTGGGGTATGTGGAGGCGGGCCTTAAGGAGGGGGCGAGGCTTCTCGTGGGCGGGAAGAGGGCCACCACCTCCTTCCGCGGGGAGGACCTCTCCCGGGGGAACTACCTGGAGCCCACCCTCTTCGTGGGGGAAAACCGCATGCGCATCGCCCAGGAAGAGATCTTCGGGCCAGTGTTGGTGGCCATTCCCTTTAGGGATGAGGAGGAGGCCTTAAGGCTGGCCAACGACACCAAGTACGGTCTCGCCGCCTACGTGTTCACCCGGGACCTGGAAAGGGCCCACCGCCTGGCCTTGGAGCTGGAGGCGGGCCTGGTGTACCTCAACAGCCACAACGTGCGCCACCTGCCTACTCCCTTTGGCGGGGTGAAGGAAAGCGGCGATCGGCGGGAAGGCGGCCACTACGCCCTGGAGTTCTACACCGACCTCAAGGCCGTGGGGCTTCCCCTGAGGCCCCCCCACGTGCCCAGGTTCGGAAAGAGGTGA
- a CDS encoding fumarylacetoacetate hydrolase family protein yields MKLCRFLAKGRLHHGVYRDGLLLDEAGEAHDPEGVTWLLPFTPGKVIGVALNYADHAEELGLSRPEEPALFWKPNNSLLPHKGVVRYPKGAEYMHYEVELAVVVGRPMRRVKAKDALDYVLGYTIANDLVVRDHVSNTFRPPIRAKGRDTFGPLGPFLVVDEVEDPQNLWLRAYVNGELRQEGHTSRMLYSVAELLQYISEFMTLEPYDVLLTGTPKGISRVLPGDVMRLEIQGLGALENPIEEEA; encoded by the coding sequence ATGAAGCTCTGCCGCTTCCTGGCCAAGGGCAGGCTCCACCACGGGGTGTACAGGGACGGCCTCCTCCTGGACGAAGCCGGGGAGGCCCACGACCCCGAGGGGGTCACCTGGCTCCTCCCCTTTACCCCCGGCAAGGTGATCGGGGTAGCCCTCAACTACGCCGACCACGCGGAGGAGCTGGGCCTTTCCCGTCCCGAGGAGCCCGCGCTTTTTTGGAAGCCAAACAATAGCCTTCTTCCCCATAAGGGTGTGGTGCGTTACCCCAAGGGGGCGGAGTACATGCATTACGAGGTGGAGTTGGCGGTGGTGGTGGGCCGGCCCATGCGCCGGGTGAAGGCCAAGGACGCCCTGGACTACGTCCTGGGCTACACCATCGCCAACGACCTGGTGGTGCGGGACCACGTTTCCAACACCTTCCGCCCCCCCATCCGGGCCAAGGGGCGGGATACCTTCGGCCCCTTGGGGCCCTTCCTGGTGGTGGACGAGGTGGAAGACCCCCAGAACCTCTGGCTTCGCGCCTACGTGAACGGGGAGCTGAGGCAGGAGGGGCACACCTCGAGGATGCTCTACAGCGTGGCGGAGCTTTTGCAGTACATATCCGAGTTCATGACCCTGGAGCCCTACGACGTCCTCCTCACCGGGACGCCCAAGGGCATAAGCCGGGTGCTTCCCGGGGATGTGATGCGGCTGGAGATCCAAGGGCTTGGCGCTTTGGAAAACCCCATAGAGGAGGAGGCATGA